In Flavobacterium piscisymbiosum, the sequence TCAAAAATAAAATCAATAAAATAAAAGAATTACTCAACAGGCCAATTCGCGTTTGCGGAATGGTAAAAAATGAAGGAGAACCGGGTGGAGGACCATTTTGGGTAAGAAATGATAAAGGCGCTGTCTCGTTACAGATTGTAGAAACATCGCAAGTAGATTTGGCCAATAAAAAACAAACGGAAATTCTTGCCGAAGCAACACATTTTAATCCGGTTGATCTGGTTTGCGGAATCAAAAATTATAAAAATGAAAAGTTTGATTTGCTGCAATTTGTCGATCAAAAAGCAGGTTTTATAGTCGAGAAAAGTGTAGACGGAAAAACAGTCAAAAGCTACGAATTACCGGGATTATGGAATGGTGCAATGGCCAATTGGTTAACTATTTTTGTAGCAGTTCCCCTGATTACTTTTAATCCGGTGAAAACAGTAAACGATTTATTAAAAGCAGCACATCAGCCACAATAATGGATATCGAAAAAATCATATCAGAGTTAAGTTTTAAAGCAGTCAGAAGTAGTGGTGCCGGCGGACAAAATGTAAACAAAGTTTCTTCGAAAGTAGTTTTAACTTTTGATTTGAATGCTTCTCAGGCTTTATCCGAAGAAGAGAAATTGCTTTTGCTAACCAATATCTCGTCCCGATTAACAACAGAAAATATCCTGATTTTAAATTGCGACGAAGACAGAAGCCAGCTTAAAAACAAAGACATTGTGATAAAACGCTTTCTGGAAATTATTAAAAAAGGATTGTTTGTTCCTAAAATTCGTAAAGCAACCAAAATACCAAAATCGGTAATTAAGAAAAGAATAAAGGACAAAAAGAATATTTCTGAGAGAAAACAATCTCGTAAGAAGCCAGACTTAGATTAAAATTCCAATTTTTAAAATTCCAAATTCCAAAAAGCTCACTATGTAGTTTTCAATTGGAATTTGGAATTTCAGTTTTTGGGATTTATTGTTTTTGGAGTTTAATTTATTGTAATTGATTTTTGCCATTGTCTTTTGACTTTTGAAATTTTTAACACTACATTTGCACTGTCTCAAAGGGGTGCTCTAAATAACGAGCTGAGATCATACCCAACGAACCTGAGCGAGTAATGTCGCTAAGGGAAATAAACGACAATTTTAGCGTGCACACTATATTTTGTCGTGAAACATTTATTAATTTTAACAAAGAATAATTCCCCCTTTTATTCGTAATTCTTTACGAATGAAAACTATTATTAAAAGTACTGAGGTACTAAGTTGCAAAGGTTCTAAGTCTCAAAAATTGGGCAGAACCAAATCTATTTTCTTTATTCTATTTTCTTTACTCTATTCTCTTTCTTCTATTTCACAGGAACAAGATTCAACCAAAGTCAATAAGCTTGATGATGTTTTAGTTTCGGCGGTTCGTGTTACGACAAAAACTCCGGTTACATTTAGTAATATGGATAAAAAGGAAATTAAATTTAGAAACTTAGGACAGGATATTCCAGTTTTAATGAACTATTTGCCATCTGTTGTTACTACTTCTGATGCAGGAGGAGGAATAGGGTATACCGGAATCAGAGTCCGCGGAAGCGATGCTACAAGAGTAAACGTAACCATCAACGGAATTCCGTATAATGATTCTGAAAGTCAGGGAACTTTCTGGGTAAATATGCCGGACTTTGCTTCATCTGTAGAAAGTTTACAGTTGCAGCGTGGTGTAGGAACTTCTACAAATGGTTCAGGAGCTTTTGGCGCGAGTTTAAACATGCTTACAGATAGTTATGCTTCAAAACCAACCGGAGAAATTTCGAGTTCTTACGGAAGTTTCAATTCAAATAAAAACACGGTAAAATTCAGTACAGGTTTATTAAACGATCATTTTGAATTGGCCGGACGTTTGTCTACCATTAAATCTGATGGTTATGTAGATCGTGCCAGTTCTGATCTTAAATCCTATTTTCTGCAAGGAACTTACGTAGGAAAAACGACTTTAATTAAAGCGTTGGTTTTTGGCGGAACCGAAAAAACCTACCAATCCTGGAACGGAATTGATGCTGAAACTTTAAATTCAGATCGAACTTATAATTCTGCAGGAAAGTATAAAGATGAAGCAGGAAATGTTCATTTCTACGACAATGAGACCGATAATTACAAACAAAACCATTATCAATTGCATTGGAGCGAATCATGGTCTGATAAATGGAGCAGCAATTTTGCTCTTCATTATACTAAAGGACAAGGATTTTATGAAAATTATAAATACAATGAACCAGTTGAAGGATACGGACCAATTCAGCCAACAAAAATGGTTGAAAATGATTTGGGAGAATTAGTTCCCGGAACAGATTTAATTCGTCAGAAATGGTTAGACAATGATTTCTACGGAACAACTTTTTCTGTAAAATACAAAGAAGAAAAGCTTGATGTTATTCTTGGCGGAGGCTGGAACAAATATGAAGGCGATCATTACGGAAAAGTAATCTGGGCAAGAAATTCTGATCTGTCGGAATTAGGCGATCATTATTATGATGATTATTCAACAAAAACAGATGGAAATATCTTTGCAAAAGCCAACTATCAATTTACTGAAAAATTGAGTTTCTACGGAGATTTACAATATAGAAGAGTTCAGTACAAAGCAAATTCAAAAGAAACAGGAATAGTCGATGATACTTTCAATTTCTTCAATCCAAAAGCAGGATTGAATTATGAAATCAATGAAAAGAATACACTTTACTTTTCGTACGCACGCGCTAATCGTGAACCCAACAGAACCGATTATGAAGGCGGAAATGTAAAGCCTGAGAAATTAAATGATTTTGAATTAGGATGGAGATTCAATTCAGAGAAATTTCAATTGAATTCTAATTTCTATTATATGGGTTACAAAGATCAATTGATCTTAACCGGAAGATTAGATGATGTTGGAGCGCCAATTCGTGCCAATACTGAAAAAAGTTACCGTTTAGGGTTTGAAGTAGATGCGACAATAAAGCTTTCGGAGAAATTTCTTCTTAGACCTAATTTCACTTTAAGCAGCAATAAAAATGTTGATTTAGCTGTTGAAGGACAATACTACGGAACAACAGATATTGCTTATTCGCCAAATGTGATTGCCGGAAATATTATTGTGTACAGCCCGATGGAGAGTTTACACATTTCATTATTGCAAAAATTTGTTGGAGAGCAATACATGAACAATATCGAATTGCCCGAAGCGAAGCTGGCAGATTATTTTGTAAACGATTTGAATGTATCTTACGAGATAAAACCAAAATCAGTTTTCAAATCGATTATGATTACCGGTTTAGTAAATAATATTCTGGATAAAAAATATGTTTCAAACGGAGCCATGTGGGATGTTTATCCTTACTATTATCCGCAGGCAGGGATTAATTTCCTGGCCGGACTTACTTTGAAATTCTAAAAAGCCTGAAAATAAAAAAGCCTGAAAGTTTAAATTTTCAGGCTTTTTTTATATTAATTATAAACGTGAATTATGGTTCCGCTTACTTCTACACGATATTGTTTTAATGGATATTCTTTTCCTCCAAGTCCGGTAAATAAACTATACTCTGTTTTATCGCAGGAACAAACGGCATTAATACCATTAATTGTCATAGCAATACATGAAGTCACAGCTTGATTAGGACAAGCGGCGTCAAATGCATTATAGCCACTTCCGGTATTAAAAATAATAATTCCTTTTGCTCCGTAATTAGGAACGATAACTCCATTACTAGGAAATTTAAGATTAGAGTAAGCCGGTAAATTCATATCAACTGTCAGGTTAACAGGGTAACTTGGTATGTTTGGGTTTTTGTTACTTACGCCATTATCACTGCAGGAGATAAGTACAGAAACAAATACGATTAATAGCCAGAATTTTTTCATTATTTTAATAAGAATTAGTGAAACAAAAATAATTTATTTAGATTTGATTTTTATATGATTAACATATAATTATGTACTATAAAAAATAATAGTATATTTGTAATACAAAATCCCGTCCCGATGGGATTTTTTGTATTTATATAAACGACGAAGTTATGAGTAAAGTATCTTATTATACCGCAGAAGGATTAAAAAAATTAAAAGATGAGTTGGAGCATTTAAAAAGTGTAATGCGTCCAAAGGCATCTCAAGATATAGCAGAAGCAAGAGACAAAGGTGATTTATCTGAAAACGCCGAATATGATGCCGCAAAAGAAGCACAAGGTTTACTTGAAATGAGAATTTCTAAACTGGAAGAAGTGTATTCTAATGCAAGATTAATAGATGAATCTCAATTGGATGTTTCGAAAGCATTGGTACTTTCTAATGTAAAAATTAAGAACCAAGGCAACGGAATGGAAATGAAATATACGCTTGTTGCAGAAAGTGAAGCCGATTTAAAAACAGGAAAAATCTCTGTAACATCTCCTATTGGGAAAGGTTTACTAGGGAAATCGGTTGGAGAAGTAGCTGAAATCACAGTACCAAACGGAGTTTTGAAATTTGAAATTCTTGAAATTACAAGAGACTAAATTATAATGTTTAATTGGTTAATCGTTTATTTGTTTAACCGATTTAACGATTCAACAAATAAACAAGTAAACAATGTCATCAATATTTACCAAAATAGTAAACGGAGAAATTCCAGCCTGTAAAATCGCCGAAGATGATAATTATCTGGCTTTTTTAGATGTAAATCCAAATGCAAAAGGACATACGCTTTGTATTCCGAAACAAGAAATCGATAAGATTTTTGATATGGATGATGAGTTGTATTTAGGTCTAATGAAGTTTTCTAAGAAAATTGCAATCGCTTTAGAGAAAACCGTTCCCTGCAAAAGAGTAGGAATGGCTGTTGTAGGACTAGAAGTTCCTCATGCGCACGTACATTTGATTCCATTAAACCATATGGATGAAATGCGTTTTCATGATAAAGTATCGCTTTCTAAAGAAGAATTTGAAGCTTTGGCTAAAAGTATTCAGGCGAATTTATAGTTAATTATAATTGTTATGACGGATGTCAGGCTGAGCGAAGTCGTATGTCAGGTTGAGCGAAGTCGAAGCCAAGTCCTGATTGAACATAAAGGGTTTCGACTTCGCTCAACCTCACAAAACGTTCAGAAATAAAAAAACATTAAAAGTGTAGTAAAGTAAAATTTGCTACACTTTTTTATTTAAAGAAATCTGAAATGTAGTTCCTTTTCCAATTTCAGAATGTAAGACTTTTATTTTTCCGCTATGATATTCTTCAACGATTCTTTTGGTAAGGGAAAGCCCCAATCCCCAACCACGTTTTTTTGTAGTAAAACCTGGTTCGAAGATGGTTTTAAATTGATTTTTAGCAATCCCCGTTCCGGAATCTTTTACGTTTATTTTTACATGATGCGCATCTTGTTCAATTCGAAGATCTAAACTTCCTTTTCCTTTCATGGCGTCAATAGCATTTTTGACTAAATTTTC encodes:
- a CDS encoding TonB-dependent receptor is translated as MKTIIKSTEVLSCKGSKSQKLGRTKSIFFILFSLLYSLSSISQEQDSTKVNKLDDVLVSAVRVTTKTPVTFSNMDKKEIKFRNLGQDIPVLMNYLPSVVTTSDAGGGIGYTGIRVRGSDATRVNVTINGIPYNDSESQGTFWVNMPDFASSVESLQLQRGVGTSTNGSGAFGASLNMLTDSYASKPTGEISSSYGSFNSNKNTVKFSTGLLNDHFELAGRLSTIKSDGYVDRASSDLKSYFLQGTYVGKTTLIKALVFGGTEKTYQSWNGIDAETLNSDRTYNSAGKYKDEAGNVHFYDNETDNYKQNHYQLHWSESWSDKWSSNFALHYTKGQGFYENYKYNEPVEGYGPIQPTKMVENDLGELVPGTDLIRQKWLDNDFYGTTFSVKYKEEKLDVILGGGWNKYEGDHYGKVIWARNSDLSELGDHYYDDYSTKTDGNIFAKANYQFTEKLSFYGDLQYRRVQYKANSKETGIVDDTFNFFNPKAGLNYEINEKNTLYFSYARANREPNRTDYEGGNVKPEKLNDFELGWRFNSEKFQLNSNFYYMGYKDQLILTGRLDDVGAPIRANTEKSYRLGFEVDATIKLSEKFLLRPNFTLSSNKNVDLAVEGQYYGTTDIAYSPNVIAGNIIVYSPMESLHISLLQKFVGEQYMNNIELPEAKLADYFVNDLNVSYEIKPKSVFKSIMITGLVNNILDKKYVSNGAMWDVYPYYYPQAGINFLAGLTLKF
- the greA gene encoding transcription elongation factor GreA, with amino-acid sequence MSKVSYYTAEGLKKLKDELEHLKSVMRPKASQDIAEARDKGDLSENAEYDAAKEAQGLLEMRISKLEEVYSNARLIDESQLDVSKALVLSNVKIKNQGNGMEMKYTLVAESEADLKTGKISVTSPIGKGLLGKSVGEVAEITVPNGVLKFEILEITRD
- a CDS encoding HIT family protein, producing MSSIFTKIVNGEIPACKIAEDDNYLAFLDVNPNAKGHTLCIPKQEIDKIFDMDDELYLGLMKFSKKIAIALEKTVPCKRVGMAVVGLEVPHAHVHLIPLNHMDEMRFHDKVSLSKEEFEALAKSIQANL
- a CDS encoding Rieske (2Fe-2S) protein, producing MKKFWLLIVFVSVLISCSDNGVSNKNPNIPSYPVNLTVDMNLPAYSNLKFPSNGVIVPNYGAKGIIIFNTGSGYNAFDAACPNQAVTSCIAMTINGINAVCSCDKTEYSLFTGLGGKEYPLKQYRVEVSGTIIHVYN
- the arfB gene encoding alternative ribosome rescue aminoacyl-tRNA hydrolase ArfB, producing the protein MDIEKIISELSFKAVRSSGAGGQNVNKVSSKVVLTFDLNASQALSEEEKLLLLTNISSRLTTENILILNCDEDRSQLKNKDIVIKRFLEIIKKGLFVPKIRKATKIPKSVIKKRIKDKKNISERKQSRKKPDLD